From the genome of Nasonia vitripennis strain AsymCx chromosome 1, Nvit_psr_1.1, whole genome shotgun sequence, one region includes:
- the LOC100169973 gene encoding nasrat, producing the protein MEVSIRGIVKYLMCIVFIANRCAADFADFSDILDIDSTILESKRIAREPPKYEGNSWIWQDYEFGSGVGNREELHVTNIEIWQDFELADDVQNWQVLKHENNIYFGGTKRGSLLLYHFDVKAKHISLHANISTNETIKAFKIISLSQKVDESLESNVIVVLSVENKNQVYYLEWFYLHDNRFFQFWTWKIEKSIKILEYFYINGRDKLCDRFLVTDTFDLQLCPPKEDSVMISLLGKNHVKLYEYKDQNIIKCTFKEIKSITLSGLTNAVCFQSGYINYLATSGLTSNFFNLLKKNNFHNDEEMEDIFHGIGDIKSIQYLPVNTYRNEVLLLIQLKNSTTVALSWNGSNFKRIAVTDKKLNKFDLSRLTAIPNYGFLIGNSLIKIDVQLKQLSKSNKNIMKNMLETKTVLQGLLDNQEQIIVKTDRLIKQSTMTDSELNNFINSSYIEINELHANKTDDSLITFGSHNISLNEMQHNYEDAMMRINRIEMQFNKIEDIMIIAALNLQKNRDYHEVNFEGNLRIKGKLVVNNFTIEGLNNSSLKSLLNQCAKNNLKIMGQKRFPSIEFANNNFKLRYLNGIPLSNIQFDELNKDYSDIDLSNVSKLALIKNLNVSVIRGTHWNNLTEKVVFRNAKKVIPESTILIGQMDVGHIRLDYLNELKYPYNYVLKSDPEEADITSDKTFQSIRVTNLQDVKTINGIDADEFIILHADQSLKNQITFENVVIDKRLQFDGSIVGIPEQDIDPDMTLLNSNIVQSNAMFTNLYISGNVYVKNSINGTGWLKLNDLILDGEDDVLITGTKTFLENVHIVGNLEIKTGIINNHSVRDFMTLDTRQILRNLSSISGNVKFINVAYEELKNLEDKMNSNLNDKLFSTCISKHLIFIVPPIIDEFSSLYINENLNGSEFSNKIESLLENSFFEHLKVKKLVVENIKTAVVNSANFRNFEAHKISKTRYQSLSGNITIENLVVENLYTELVNGRSASDLENMIRRINLVYNDIFNGNMSIHSVNVTKFIVTSKINEEDLNDVLDVNFIEQFIFKTNQTIKNLIVEGLVNKINITRKANDLVLYTQDDVILKGPKKMKKLKSSNLTVDFVNGHSIKYVMSSKENQFLVGPVKITGSVTVEKVFESNSKCNGIVFQDISNTVHQLDEKLFKLNGEFIIVNESLVKDLNVYGYTQQKSMDNFTTLLNDIPIFLNSRIMFNSDILVGADIVIQNNLQATAIKGINIEELMENAVYLNRPTFIPEATGLFNVIFQSDITVDTWNNTGINSFLLLNKEEVIRNTLMCVDITADKLEVDGFINSKNLAEIYENTLTLSTNQNIIGTVTFLNNIYIKDNFDAQLINKIDMNKITSLKYADQINGNFVFHNRILFNNKLRVYGNLNGHNMQNWQSSVVTIYSPRTVLITGNWMMQNPVLEKSLYGSGLINGMHITKLRENVVNHTSEMQSYALKQTGKSSTICQELQRLKSKAENMLYKFKSFEYLRVLDFDQTISSVHHFELRNTDYMMVNFESCNLDVFAYTNKGFVLAANISNFGYVKQFITLHYKDHVYFVTFGKSDCGRNSGNLWSLENDQFKYVLDLGNVTDIQKLDNDAFVVVVNDEVQEYLIENIYENSFKPVNVIPIKAKDVQIFTNANETLLASHDTIFRLRSEVLEFEEYENPFDTNKILPFQAGISQKDYILFFDERISKDYIYLCNNDLSQRKVLQTIKTCKPNSFLVVNFHGYKESLLIYLENKRKIKIYEYKGIEEFKYHSSIKMKSDKLFSFQLKTHPYNVKSQCLIVIQDYKLVILKAVMFGEKLSMNEKLQCNVA; encoded by the exons ATGGAGGTCTCTATCAGAGGCATTGTTAAATATCTTATGTGTATTGTGTTCATTGCAAATCGGTGTGCAGCAGATTTTGCAGATTTTAGTGACATACTCGATATAGATTCAACGATATTGGAGTCCAAGCGAATTGCGAGGGAACCTCCAAAATACGAAGGAAACTCGTGGATATGGCAGGATTACGAGTTCGGTAGTGGAGTAGGAAATCGCGAAG AACTACATGTCACAAATATAGAAATATGGCAAGATTTCGAACTAGCTGATGATGTTCAAAATTGGCAAGTTTTGAAACATGaaaataacatttattttGGCGGAACTAAAAGAGGAAGTTTGCTATTGTATCATTTTGATGTTAAAGCAAAGCACATTTCACTTCACGCTAATATATCTACAAATGAAACAATAAAAGCATTTAAGATTATAAGTTTATCGCAGAAAGTTGATGAATCTTTAGAGAGTAACGTGATCGTCGTTCTATCCgtagaaaacaaaaatcaggTATATTATTTAGAATGGTTTTATCTTCACGATAatcgtttttttcaattttggacttggaaaatagaaaaatcaataaaaattttggaatatTTCTACATTAACGGCCGAGATAA ATTGTGTGATCGATTTTTGGTAACAGACACTTTTGATCTTCAACTATGCCCTCCAAAGGAAGACTCAGTAATGATTTCTTTATTAGGCAAGAATCATGTCAAACTCTATGAATATAAAGATCAGAATATAATAAAGTGTACATTCAAAGAGATTAAAAGTATTACTTTGAGTGGATTAACCAATGCAGTTTGTTTCCAAAGTGGTTATATAAACTATTTGGCTACATCTGGCTTGacatcaaatttttttaatttattaaagaaaaacaattttcataatgACGAAGAAATGGAAGATATTTTCCATG GAATCGGAGATATAAAATCGATTCAATATTTACCTGTAAATACTTACAGAAATGAAGTTCTCTTActcattcaattaaaaaattcaacaacTGTAGCATTAAGTTGGAATGGATCGAACTTTAAACGAATTGCTGTGACTGATAAGAAACTaaacaaatttgatttatctAGATTAACCGCTATACCTAATTATGGCTTCTTGATCGGCAATTCTCTAATAAAAATTGATGTACAATTGAAACAATTATCgaaatctaataaaaatataatgaaaaatatgttGGAAACTAAGACTGTACTTCag GGTCTTCTAGATAATCAAGAACAAATCATAGTTAAAACTGATCGACTAATAAAACAAAGTACTATGACCGATTCGGAATTAAACAATTTCATAAATTCTTCGTATATCGAAATTAATGAGCTTCATGCTAACAAAACTGACGATTCGCTGATAACTTTTGGATCACATAATATAAGCCTCAATGAAATGCAGCACAATTATGAAGATGCAATGATGCGAATTAATAGAATTGAGATGCAATTCAACAAAATAGAGGACATTATGATTATAGCAGCCcttaatttacaaaaaaatagaGATTATCATGAAGTTAACTTTGAAGGAAATCTTAGAATAAAGGGAAAACTTGTAGTGAATAATTTTACGATTGAAGGTTTGAATAATAGTTCGTTAAAGTCTTTACTTAATCAATGTGcaaagaataatttaaaaattatgggACAGAAGCGGTTTCCATCTATTGAATTCGCGAACAATAACTTTAAATTGAGATATTTAAATGGGATTCCTTTGAGTAACATACAATTCGACGAATTGAATAAAGATTATAGTGATATTGATTTGTCAAACGTTTCAAAATtagcattaataaaaaatttaaacgtATCAGTAATTCGGGGTACACACTGGAATAATTTAACAGAAAAAGTAGTTTTTAGAAATGCAAAAAAAGTTATACCAGAATCTACTATATTGATAGGA CAAATGGATGTTGGCCATATTCGCTTggactatttaaatgaattaaagtatccatataattatgtattaaaaagtGATCCAGAGGAAGCTGATATTACCAGTGATAAAACCTTTCAGTCTATTAGAGTTACCAATTTGCAAGATGTAAAAACTATTAATGGGATTGATGCTGATGAGTTTATAATTCTTCATGCCGATCAgagtttgaaaaatcaaattacATTTGAAAATGTAGTAATTGACAAAAGACTTCAG TTCGATGGAAGTATTGTAGGAATACCAGAGCAAGACATTGATCCAGATATGACATTGCTCAATAGCAACATTGTTCAATCGAATGCAATGTTTACGAATTTATACATTTCCGGAAATGTATATGttaaaaattctattaatGGTACAGGTTGGTTAAAATTAAACGATTTGATACTAGACGGTGAAGATGATGTTTTGATTACGGGAACAAAAAcctttttagaaaatgttcaTATAGTCGGTAATCTTGAAATTAAAACTGGTATCATAAATAATCATAGTGTTCGAGACTTCATGACTTTAGATACGCGACAAATACTGCGTA ATTTGTCATCAATTTCAGGGAACGTTAAATTTATTAACGTAGCCTacgaagaattaaaaaatctaGAGGACAAAATGAATTCTAATTTAAATGATAAACTTTTTTCTACGTGCATAAGTAAACATCTAATCTTTATAGTGCCACCAATTATTGATGAATTTTCTTCTTTGTACATCAATGAAAATCTTAATGGGTCAgagttttcaaataaaattgaatcgcttctagaaaattcatttttcgaacaccttaaagtaaaaaagttagttgtagaaaatattaaaactgcTGTAGTAAATAGCGCAAACTTCCGCAATTTCGAAGCtcataaaatatcaaaaactaGATATCAAAGTCTGTCTGGAAACATTACTATCGAAAATCTGGTCGTTGAGAACCTTTATACTGAATTAGTTAATGGCAGATCAGCCAGTGATTTAGAAAATATGATACGCAGAATTAATTTAGTTTacaatgatatttttaatGGAAACATGTCAATACATTCAGTCAATGTAACTAAGTTTATTGTCACTTCAAAGATTAACGAAGAAGACCTAAAtgatgttcttgacgtaaatTTTATTGAGCAATTTATATTCAAAACCAATCAGACtataaaaaatctaattgtAGAGGGTTtagttaataaaataaatattactaGAAAAGCAAATGATTTGGTCTTATACACGCAAGATGATGTTATCCTCAAGGGGCcaaaaaagatgaaaaaattaaaaagcagCAATCTAACGGTAGACTTTGTGAATGGCCATTCAATCAAATATGTGatgagttcaaaagaaaatcaatttCTTGTTGGCCCGGTCAAGATTACAG GTTCGGTAACTGTcgaaaaagtatttgaatCTAACAGTAAATGTAATGGCATAGTCTTTCAAGACATCAGTAATACTGTTCATCAATTAGATGAAAAGTTGTTTAAACTTAATGGAGAATTTATTATCGTTAATGAATCCCTAGTAAAAGATTTAAATGTGTATGGTTACACCCAACAAAAAAGCATGGataatttt ACTACACTATTAAACGATATtccaatatttttgaattcaaGAATTATGTTTAATAGTGATATTTTAGTTGGAGCAGATATagttattcaaaataatttacaagCTACCGCAATAAAAGGGATAAATATTGAGGAATTGATGGAAAACGCAGTTTATCTGAATCGACCAACATTTATTCCTG AAGCTACGGGTTTATTTAATGTGATATTTCAATCTGATATCACAGTTGATACATGGAACAATACAGGAATAAACAGTTTTCTTTTGTTAAATAAAGAAGAAGTTATAAGAAATACTCTCATGTGCGTAGACATTACAGCTGACAAACTAGAAGTAGATGGATTCATTAATAGCAAAAATTTGGCAGAAATCTATGAAAACACTTTAACG TTGTCAACAAACCAAAACATTATAGGTACTGTaacgtttttaaataatatttacattaaGGATAACTTTGATGcgcaattaattaataaaatagataTGAACAAAATAACATCGTTAAAATACGCCGATCAAATCAATG GTAATTTTGTGTTTCACAATCGAATCttatttaataacaaattGCGTGTGTACGGAAATTTAAATGGCCATAATATGCAAAACTGGCAATCGTCAGTCGTTACAATTTATTCTCCAAGGACAGTATTGATCACGGGTAATTGGATGATGCAGAATCCTGTacttgaaaaaagtttatatgGATCAGGATTAATTAATGGAATGCATATAACCAAACTCAGAGAAAATGTAGTAAACCATACGAGTGAAATGCAGTCTTATGCTTTAAAGCAAACG GGAAAATCGAGTACTATTTGTCAAGAGTTGCAACGACTAAAAAGTAAAGCAGAAAATAtgttatataaattcaaatcttTTGAATACCTTAGAGTCTTAGATTTTGACCAAACAATTTCAAGTGTTCATCATTTTGAATTACGAAATACAGATTATATGATGGTTAATTTTGAATCATGTAATTTAGATGTATTTGCATATACAAACAAAGGATTTGTATTAGctgcaaatatttcaaattttggtTATgttaaacaattcattactctTCATTATAAAGATCATGTATACTTTGTTACTTTTGGCAAATCAGATTGTGGAAGAAACTCAGGGAATCTGTGGAGTCTTGAAAatgatcaatttaaa TATGTTCTAGATTTAGGGAACGTGACAGATATACAAAAGTTAGATAACGATGCTTTTGTTGTAGTCGTTAATGACGAAGTTCAAGAGTAtttgattgaaaatatttacgaaAATTCATTCAAACCCGTAAATGTAATTCCTATAAAAGCAAAGGACGTGCAAATTTTTACTAACGCAAACGAGACATTATTAGCCAGTCATGATACAATATTTCGTTTACGTTCAGAGGTTCTAGAATTTGAAGAGTACGAAAACCCTTTTGATACAAACAAAATATTGCCTTTCCAAGCTGGCATTTCTCAAAAAGATTACATACTTTTTTTCGATGAACGGATAAGTAAagattatatatat CTCTGCAACAATGATCTATCTCAACGCAAAGTTTTACAAACAATTAAAACCTGCAAGCCAAACTCTTTTTTGGTCGTGAATTTTCATGGGTATAAGGAAAGTCTCCTTATctatttagaaaataaaagaaaaataaaaatttacgagTATAAAG GAATTGAAGAATTCAAATATCACTCAAGTATAAAAATGAAGTCTGATAAGCTATTTAGCTTTCAACTAAAAACACATCCATACAACGTAAAAAGCCAATGCTTGATTGTTATTCAAGATTATAAATtagttattttaaaagcagTAATGTTTGGCGAAAAATTAAGTATGAATGAAAAACTGCAGTGTAACGTTGCCTAA
- the LOC100169973 gene encoding nasrat isoform X1, with the protein MEVSIRGIVKYLMCIVFIANRCAADFADFSDILDIDSTILESKRIAREPPKYEGNSWIWQDYEFGSGVGNREELHVTNIEIWQDFELADDVQNWQVLKHENNIYFGGTKRGSLLLYHFDVKAKHISLHANISTNETIKAFKIISLSQKVDESLESNVIVVLSVENKNQVYYLEWFYLHDNRFFQFWTWKIEKSIKILEYFYINGRDKLLLLYENDVLFNERFSAVEIYDIKINRHLSKFQLCDRFLVTDTFDLQLCPPKEDSVMISLLGKNHVKLYEYKDQNIIKCTFKEIKSITLSGLTNAVCFQSGYINYLATSGLTSNFFNLLKKNNFHNDEEMEDIFHGIGDIKSIQYLPVNTYRNEVLLLIQLKNSTTVALSWNGSNFKRIAVTDKKLNKFDLSRLTAIPNYGFLIGNSLIKIDVQLKQLSKSNKNIMKNMLETKTVLQGLLDNQEQIIVKTDRLIKQSTMTDSELNNFINSSYIEINELHANKTDDSLITFGSHNISLNEMQHNYEDAMMRINRIEMQFNKIEDIMIIAALNLQKNRDYHEVNFEGNLRIKGKLVVNNFTIEGLNNSSLKSLLNQCAKNNLKIMGQKRFPSIEFANNNFKLRYLNGIPLSNIQFDELNKDYSDIDLSNVSKLALIKNLNVSVIRGTHWNNLTEKVVFRNAKKVIPESTILIGQMDVGHIRLDYLNELKYPYNYVLKSDPEEADITSDKTFQSIRVTNLQDVKTINGIDADEFIILHADQSLKNQITFENVVIDKRLQFDGSIVGIPEQDIDPDMTLLNSNIVQSNAMFTNLYISGNVYVKNSINGTGWLKLNDLILDGEDDVLITGTKTFLENVHIVGNLEIKTGIINNHSVRDFMTLDTRQILRNLSSISGNVKFINVAYEELKNLEDKMNSNLNDKLFSTCISKHLIFIVPPIIDEFSSLYINENLNGSEFSNKIESLLENSFFEHLKVKKLVVENIKTAVVNSANFRNFEAHKISKTRYQSLSGNITIENLVVENLYTELVNGRSASDLENMIRRINLVYNDIFNGNMSIHSVNVTKFIVTSKINEEDLNDVLDVNFIEQFIFKTNQTIKNLIVEGLVNKINITRKANDLVLYTQDDVILKGPKKMKKLKSSNLTVDFVNGHSIKYVMSSKENQFLVGPVKITGSVTVEKVFESNSKCNGIVFQDISNTVHQLDEKLFKLNGEFIIVNESLVKDLNVYGYTQQKSMDNFVENLIFLNENIISVSGKKIFSYSVNFVTEIFLRKNLNKINLEKFFQTTLLNDIPIFLNSRIMFNSDILVGADIVIQNNLQATAIKGINIEELMENAVYLNRPTFIPEATGLFNVIFQSDITVDTWNNTGINSFLLLNKEEVIRNTLMCVDITADKLEVDGFINSKNLAEIYENTLTLSTNQNIIGTVTFLNNIYIKDNFDAQLINKIDMNKITSLKYADQINGNFVFHNRILFNNKLRVYGNLNGHNMQNWQSSVVTIYSPRTVLITGNWMMQNPVLEKSLYGSGLINGMHITKLRENVVNHTSEMQSYALKQTGKSSTICQELQRLKSKAENMLYKFKSFEYLRVLDFDQTISSVHHFELRNTDYMMVNFESCNLDVFAYTNKGFVLAANISNFGYVKQFITLHYKDHVYFVTFGKSDCGRNSGNLWSLENDQFKYVLDLGNVTDIQKLDNDAFVVVVNDEVQEYLIENIYENSFKPVNVIPIKAKDVQIFTNANETLLASHDTIFRLRSEVLEFEEYENPFDTNKILPFQAGISQKDYILFFDERISKDYIYLCNNDLSQRKVLQTIKTCKPNSFLVVNFHGYKESLLIYLENKRKIKIYEYKGIEEFKYHSSIKMKSDKLFSFQLKTHPYNVKSQCLIVIQDYKLVILKAVMFGEKLSMNEKLQCNVA; encoded by the exons ATGGAGGTCTCTATCAGAGGCATTGTTAAATATCTTATGTGTATTGTGTTCATTGCAAATCGGTGTGCAGCAGATTTTGCAGATTTTAGTGACATACTCGATATAGATTCAACGATATTGGAGTCCAAGCGAATTGCGAGGGAACCTCCAAAATACGAAGGAAACTCGTGGATATGGCAGGATTACGAGTTCGGTAGTGGAGTAGGAAATCGCGAAG AACTACATGTCACAAATATAGAAATATGGCAAGATTTCGAACTAGCTGATGATGTTCAAAATTGGCAAGTTTTGAAACATGaaaataacatttattttGGCGGAACTAAAAGAGGAAGTTTGCTATTGTATCATTTTGATGTTAAAGCAAAGCACATTTCACTTCACGCTAATATATCTACAAATGAAACAATAAAAGCATTTAAGATTATAAGTTTATCGCAGAAAGTTGATGAATCTTTAGAGAGTAACGTGATCGTCGTTCTATCCgtagaaaacaaaaatcaggTATATTATTTAGAATGGTTTTATCTTCACGATAatcgtttttttcaattttggacttggaaaatagaaaaatcaataaaaattttggaatatTTCTACATTAACGGCCGAGATAAGTTATTGCTGCTCTATGAAAATGATGTATTGTTCAACGAACGGTTTTCAGCAGTTGAAATATATGACATTAAAATCAACAGGCACCTATCTAAATTTCA ATTGTGTGATCGATTTTTGGTAACAGACACTTTTGATCTTCAACTATGCCCTCCAAAGGAAGACTCAGTAATGATTTCTTTATTAGGCAAGAATCATGTCAAACTCTATGAATATAAAGATCAGAATATAATAAAGTGTACATTCAAAGAGATTAAAAGTATTACTTTGAGTGGATTAACCAATGCAGTTTGTTTCCAAAGTGGTTATATAAACTATTTGGCTACATCTGGCTTGacatcaaatttttttaatttattaaagaaaaacaattttcataatgACGAAGAAATGGAAGATATTTTCCATG GAATCGGAGATATAAAATCGATTCAATATTTACCTGTAAATACTTACAGAAATGAAGTTCTCTTActcattcaattaaaaaattcaacaacTGTAGCATTAAGTTGGAATGGATCGAACTTTAAACGAATTGCTGTGACTGATAAGAAACTaaacaaatttgatttatctAGATTAACCGCTATACCTAATTATGGCTTCTTGATCGGCAATTCTCTAATAAAAATTGATGTACAATTGAAACAATTATCgaaatctaataaaaatataatgaaaaatatgttGGAAACTAAGACTGTACTTCag GGTCTTCTAGATAATCAAGAACAAATCATAGTTAAAACTGATCGACTAATAAAACAAAGTACTATGACCGATTCGGAATTAAACAATTTCATAAATTCTTCGTATATCGAAATTAATGAGCTTCATGCTAACAAAACTGACGATTCGCTGATAACTTTTGGATCACATAATATAAGCCTCAATGAAATGCAGCACAATTATGAAGATGCAATGATGCGAATTAATAGAATTGAGATGCAATTCAACAAAATAGAGGACATTATGATTATAGCAGCCcttaatttacaaaaaaatagaGATTATCATGAAGTTAACTTTGAAGGAAATCTTAGAATAAAGGGAAAACTTGTAGTGAATAATTTTACGATTGAAGGTTTGAATAATAGTTCGTTAAAGTCTTTACTTAATCAATGTGcaaagaataatttaaaaattatgggACAGAAGCGGTTTCCATCTATTGAATTCGCGAACAATAACTTTAAATTGAGATATTTAAATGGGATTCCTTTGAGTAACATACAATTCGACGAATTGAATAAAGATTATAGTGATATTGATTTGTCAAACGTTTCAAAATtagcattaataaaaaatttaaacgtATCAGTAATTCGGGGTACACACTGGAATAATTTAACAGAAAAAGTAGTTTTTAGAAATGCAAAAAAAGTTATACCAGAATCTACTATATTGATAGGA CAAATGGATGTTGGCCATATTCGCTTggactatttaaatgaattaaagtatccatataattatgtattaaaaagtGATCCAGAGGAAGCTGATATTACCAGTGATAAAACCTTTCAGTCTATTAGAGTTACCAATTTGCAAGATGTAAAAACTATTAATGGGATTGATGCTGATGAGTTTATAATTCTTCATGCCGATCAgagtttgaaaaatcaaattacATTTGAAAATGTAGTAATTGACAAAAGACTTCAG TTCGATGGAAGTATTGTAGGAATACCAGAGCAAGACATTGATCCAGATATGACATTGCTCAATAGCAACATTGTTCAATCGAATGCAATGTTTACGAATTTATACATTTCCGGAAATGTATATGttaaaaattctattaatGGTACAGGTTGGTTAAAATTAAACGATTTGATACTAGACGGTGAAGATGATGTTTTGATTACGGGAACAAAAAcctttttagaaaatgttcaTATAGTCGGTAATCTTGAAATTAAAACTGGTATCATAAATAATCATAGTGTTCGAGACTTCATGACTTTAGATACGCGACAAATACTGCGTA ATTTGTCATCAATTTCAGGGAACGTTAAATTTATTAACGTAGCCTacgaagaattaaaaaatctaGAGGACAAAATGAATTCTAATTTAAATGATAAACTTTTTTCTACGTGCATAAGTAAACATCTAATCTTTATAGTGCCACCAATTATTGATGAATTTTCTTCTTTGTACATCAATGAAAATCTTAATGGGTCAgagttttcaaataaaattgaatcgcttctagaaaattcatttttcgaacaccttaaagtaaaaaagttagttgtagaaaatattaaaactgcTGTAGTAAATAGCGCAAACTTCCGCAATTTCGAAGCtcataaaatatcaaaaactaGATATCAAAGTCTGTCTGGAAACATTACTATCGAAAATCTGGTCGTTGAGAACCTTTATACTGAATTAGTTAATGGCAGATCAGCCAGTGATTTAGAAAATATGATACGCAGAATTAATTTAGTTTacaatgatatttttaatGGAAACATGTCAATACATTCAGTCAATGTAACTAAGTTTATTGTCACTTCAAAGATTAACGAAGAAGACCTAAAtgatgttcttgacgtaaatTTTATTGAGCAATTTATATTCAAAACCAATCAGACtataaaaaatctaattgtAGAGGGTTtagttaataaaataaatattactaGAAAAGCAAATGATTTGGTCTTATACACGCAAGATGATGTTATCCTCAAGGGGCcaaaaaagatgaaaaaattaaaaagcagCAATCTAACGGTAGACTTTGTGAATGGCCATTCAATCAAATATGTGatgagttcaaaagaaaatcaatttCTTGTTGGCCCGGTCAAGATTACAG GTTCGGTAACTGTcgaaaaagtatttgaatCTAACAGTAAATGTAATGGCATAGTCTTTCAAGACATCAGTAATACTGTTCATCAATTAGATGAAAAGTTGTTTAAACTTAATGGAGAATTTATTATCGTTAATGAATCCCTAGTAAAAGATTTAAATGTGTATGGTTACACCCAACAAAAAAGCATGGataattttgtagaaaatcttatttttctcaacgaaaatataatttcagtttctggaaaaaaaatattcagttATTCAGTTAATTTTgttactgaaatttttttgagaaaaaatctaaataagataaatcttgaaaaatttttccaGACTACACTATTAAACGATATtccaatatttttgaattcaaGAATTATGTTTAATAGTGATATTTTAGTTGGAGCAGATATagttattcaaaataatttacaagCTACCGCAATAAAAGGGATAAATATTGAGGAATTGATGGAAAACGCAGTTTATCTGAATCGACCAACATTTATTCCTG AAGCTACGGGTTTATTTAATGTGATATTTCAATCTGATATCACAGTTGATACATGGAACAATACAGGAATAAACAGTTTTCTTTTGTTAAATAAAGAAGAAGTTATAAGAAATACTCTCATGTGCGTAGACATTACAGCTGACAAACTAGAAGTAGATGGATTCATTAATAGCAAAAATTTGGCAGAAATCTATGAAAACACTTTAACG TTGTCAACAAACCAAAACATTATAGGTACTGTaacgtttttaaataatatttacattaaGGATAACTTTGATGcgcaattaattaataaaatagataTGAACAAAATAACATCGTTAAAATACGCCGATCAAATCAATG GTAATTTTGTGTTTCACAATCGAATCttatttaataacaaattGCGTGTGTACGGAAATTTAAATGGCCATAATATGCAAAACTGGCAATCGTCAGTCGTTACAATTTATTCTCCAAGGACAGTATTGATCACGGGTAATTGGATGATGCAGAATCCTGTacttgaaaaaagtttatatgGATCAGGATTAATTAATGGAATGCATATAACCAAACTCAGAGAAAATGTAGTAAACCATACGAGTGAAATGCAGTCTTATGCTTTAAAGCAAACG GGAAAATCGAGTACTATTTGTCAAGAGTTGCAACGACTAAAAAGTAAAGCAGAAAATAtgttatataaattcaaatcttTTGAATACCTTAGAGTCTTAGATTTTGACCAAACAATTTCAAGTGTTCATCATTTTGAATTACGAAATACAGATTATATGATGGTTAATTTTGAATCATGTAATTTAGATGTATTTGCATATACAAACAAAGGATTTGTATTAGctgcaaatatttcaaattttggtTATgttaaacaattcattactctTCATTATAAAGATCATGTATACTTTGTTACTTTTGGCAAATCAGATTGTGGAAGAAACTCAGGGAATCTGTGGAGTCTTGAAAatgatcaatttaaa TATGTTCTAGATTTAGGGAACGTGACAGATATACAAAAGTTAGATAACGATGCTTTTGTTGTAGTCGTTAATGACGAAGTTCAAGAGTAtttgattgaaaatatttacgaaAATTCATTCAAACCCGTAAATGTAATTCCTATAAAAGCAAAGGACGTGCAAATTTTTACTAACGCAAACGAGACATTATTAGCCAGTCATGATACAATATTTCGTTTACGTTCAGAGGTTCTAGAATTTGAAGAGTACGAAAACCCTTTTGATACAAACAAAATATTGCCTTTCCAAGCTGGCATTTCTCAAAAAGATTACATACTTTTTTTCGATGAACGGATAAGTAAagattatatatat CTCTGCAACAATGATCTATCTCAACGCAAAGTTTTACAAACAATTAAAACCTGCAAGCCAAACTCTTTTTTGGTCGTGAATTTTCATGGGTATAAGGAAAGTCTCCTTATctatttagaaaataaaagaaaaataaaaatttacgagTATAAAG GAATTGAAGAATTCAAATATCACTCAAGTATAAAAATGAAGTCTGATAAGCTATTTAGCTTTCAACTAAAAACACATCCATACAACGTAAAAAGCCAATGCTTGATTGTTATTCAAGATTATAAATtagttattttaaaagcagTAATGTTTGGCGAAAAATTAAGTATGAATGAAAAACTGCAGTGTAACGTTGCCTAA